In the genome of Massilia sp. PAMC28688, one region contains:
- a CDS encoding GMC family oxidoreductase, translating to MESAGQYDYIIIGAGTAGCVLANRLSRDPALEVLLIEAGGRDDYMWIHIPVGYLRCIGNPRTDWLYQTQADPGLAGRALIYPRGKVLGGSSSINGMIYMRGQSQDYARWAEVTGDPRWGWDHVLPAFMKSEDYYGGSGPVHGSGGEWRVEKQRLSWQILDAFRDAAEQTGIPRTDDFNGGDNAGCGYFDVNQKRGIRWNTAKAFLRPAARRPNLTIMTGCHVEKLLIDDTGAGKRCRGVAFTGGGTAWVAHAERETLLTAGAIGSPQILQLSGIGPAALLAGSGVAVHVDSPGVGDNLQDHLQLRMIFKVSNARTLNTTAASWFGKMKIGLEYAMFQSGPMSMAPSQLGAFARSTPAQVTPDLQYHVQPLSLEKFGDPLHAFPAFTASVCNLRPTSRGHVRIASSDSYAAPRITPNYLSTEQDRTTAAAALRLTRQIVAAPALARYAPEEFRPGPAYQSEQQLAEAAGLIGTTIFHPVGTCRMGKPDDPLAVVDSELRVKGVQGLRVVDASVMPFITSGNTNSPTLMIAERAAQLIMASSAHALSVETLRA from the coding sequence TTGGAATCTGCGGGCCAGTATGACTACATCATCATCGGGGCCGGCACCGCCGGCTGTGTATTGGCCAACCGGCTCTCCCGCGATCCCGCCCTTGAAGTCTTGCTGATTGAAGCGGGCGGGCGCGACGACTACATGTGGATTCACATCCCGGTCGGCTACCTGCGCTGCATCGGCAACCCGCGCACCGACTGGCTGTACCAGACGCAAGCCGATCCCGGCCTGGCTGGACGCGCCCTGATCTACCCGCGCGGCAAGGTGCTGGGCGGCAGTTCTTCCATCAACGGCATGATCTACATGCGTGGCCAGTCCCAGGATTACGCACGCTGGGCCGAGGTCACGGGCGACCCGCGCTGGGGCTGGGACCATGTGCTGCCGGCGTTCATGAAAAGTGAAGATTACTACGGCGGCAGTGGCCCGGTCCATGGCAGCGGTGGCGAATGGCGCGTCGAGAAGCAGCGATTGTCGTGGCAGATTCTCGATGCTTTTCGCGATGCCGCTGAACAGACCGGCATTCCCAGGACGGATGATTTCAACGGTGGCGACAATGCCGGCTGCGGCTATTTCGATGTGAACCAGAAGCGCGGCATTCGCTGGAATACGGCCAAGGCCTTTCTGCGCCCTGCTGCCAGGCGGCCCAATCTGACCATCATGACCGGCTGCCATGTGGAAAAGCTGCTCATTGACGATACCGGGGCTGGCAAGCGCTGCCGGGGAGTGGCATTTACCGGTGGCGGAACGGCGTGGGTAGCGCATGCCGAGCGCGAAACGCTGCTCACTGCCGGGGCGATTGGTTCGCCGCAGATCCTGCAGTTGTCCGGCATTGGCCCGGCGGCCTTGCTGGCCGGTAGCGGGGTGGCGGTCCACGTCGATTCGCCAGGGGTGGGCGACAACCTGCAGGACCATTTGCAGCTGCGGATGATTTTCAAGGTCAGCAATGCGCGCACGCTCAATACCACGGCGGCCAGCTGGTTTGGCAAGATGAAGATTGGCCTGGAATATGCGATGTTCCAGAGTGGCCCCATGTCCATGGCGCCCTCGCAGCTGGGCGCCTTCGCAAGATCGACGCCGGCCCAGGTGACGCCTGACCTGCAATACCACGTGCAGCCGCTGTCGCTGGAAAAGTTTGGCGACCCATTGCACGCGTTTCCGGCCTTTACCGCCAGCGTATGCAACCTGCGGCCGACTTCGCGCGGGCATGTGCGCATCGCTAGCAGCGACTCGTACGCAGCACCCAGGATCACGCCCAATTACCTGAGCACGGAGCAAGACCGCACTACCGCCGCAGCCGCCTTGAGACTCACCCGGCAAATCGTGGCGGCGCCGGCCCTGGCCCGCTATGCCCCCGAGGAATTCAGGCCCGGCCCGGCTTATCAGAGCGAGCAGCAGCTGGCAGAGGCGGCGGGGCTGATCGGCACCACGATTTTCCACCCCGTAGGCACCTGCAGGATGGGCAAGCCGGACGACCCGCTGGCCGTGGTGGACAGTGAGTTGCGCGTCAAGGGTGTGCAGGGGCTGCGCGTGGTCGACGCCTCCGTGATGCCATTCATCACATCGGGGAACACCAATTCGCCGACGTTAATGATTGCGGAAAGAGCTGCGCAGTTGATTATGGCATCGAGCGCGCATGCACTGAGCGTTGAAACGCTGCGGGCTTAA